One Gloeothece verrucosa PCC 7822 DNA window includes the following coding sequences:
- a CDS encoding glycoside hydrolase family 5 protein: MTFLNQNNPNFQVLETKIYTPDGQEFIIKGTNMFAWEGTSNVNSYLNNWGFNTIRVPNYLLGTYNQPNPALNKYASDHRIVDAFTSQRAVVIFDAHDRIGCYYTGNDFEILKNYWRDMAREFGNNPYVWFNLQNEPGNGWANPSQWVSYHRELIDIIRSQGANNLIIVDGEAWGQDYRTQTIPNHALEIMEGNENILFSIHAYDQWNGQNIGQYFDILHNQGIPIMVGEYGSENAGRNTLDATRRMMEAVQQREIGRIVWVAKANDANDLTYGPGGNAEYFNGTNSEILTSLGNIVWTDLQRREDLEQYSGGFITSFSETGTENIFALNSPQSNIKNAFNDSQLLVEDLKNDNLMGNNDINHFVIAPNFQVNTNGGFEDNQNQNIIQLLDPIKLGILDNSSEISNYRDNIFNNYLIEPQLINHTNINFLASTKFFLAKLRFNLL, encoded by the coding sequence ATGACTTTTTTAAATCAAAATAATCCTAATTTTCAAGTTTTAGAGACGAAAATTTATACTCCCGATGGACAAGAATTTATTATTAAAGGAACCAATATGTTTGCTTGGGAGGGAACCTCTAATGTCAATTCTTATCTAAATAATTGGGGATTTAACACGATTAGAGTTCCGAATTACCTATTGGGCACTTATAATCAGCCTAATCCGGCTTTAAATAAATATGCCAGCGACCATCGGATTGTTGATGCTTTTACCAGTCAGAGGGCAGTAGTAATTTTTGATGCTCATGATCGCATCGGCTGTTATTATACGGGCAATGATTTTGAAATTCTCAAAAATTATTGGCGGGATATGGCGCGAGAATTTGGTAATAATCCCTATGTTTGGTTTAATTTACAAAATGAGCCAGGAAATGGTTGGGCTAATCCTAGTCAATGGGTAAGTTACCACCGTGAATTGATTGATATTATTCGCTCCCAAGGTGCTAACAATCTGATTATCGTTGACGGAGAAGCTTGGGGTCAAGATTACCGGACGCAAACGATTCCTAACCACGCTCTCGAAATCATGGAAGGTAACGAAAATATTCTCTTTTCAATTCATGCTTACGATCAGTGGAATGGACAAAATATTGGTCAATACTTTGATATCTTACACAACCAGGGCATTCCTATTATGGTTGGTGAATATGGCTCGGAAAATGCAGGACGAAATACTTTAGATGCTACTCGCCGCATGATGGAAGCCGTTCAACAACGCGAGATAGGTCGAATCGTTTGGGTGGCTAAAGCGAATGATGCTAACGATCTTACCTACGGGCCTGGAGGCAACGCTGAGTATTTTAATGGCACTAATTCAGAAATTCTGACCAGTTTAGGAAACATTGTTTGGACAGATTTGCAAAGGAGAGAAGATTTAGAACAATATTCAGGTGGCTTCATAACAAGTTTTTCTGAAACTGGGACTGAAAATATTTTCGCTCTGAACTCCCCTCAGAGCAATATTAAGAATGCTTTCAACGACTCTCAGCTTTTAGTCGAAGATTTGAAAAACGATAACCTCATGGGTAATAATGATATTAATCACTTTGTTATAGCTCCAAACTTCCAAGTTAATACAAATGGTGGCTTTGAAGATAATCAAAACCAAAATATAATTCAGTTATTAGACCCCATAAAATTGGGTATTTTAGACAATTCATCTGAAATAAGCAATTATCGTGATAATATTTTTAATAACTATTTGATTGAGCCACAGTTGATTAATCATACTAATATTAATTTCCTTGCGTCCACGAAATTTTTTTTAGCTAAACTTCGTTTTAATTTGTTATAA